In Bdellovibrio sp. GT3, one genomic interval encodes:
- a CDS encoding S1 family peptidase: MNKLLLLLLCGLLAACQPEHALNNSNVDDTIEEIAGGSKVTRFDPLAKHLVHLYVPATRGVCTGTIIAENLILTAAHCIADTSYSVEIGFGLDWDDRNIETRIGKRIIRHSGFAGPKNNFDRDDVALISFSGSMPKGYKPAPLAPDLSAAKENGEFVAFGYGSTTGIDGYGDENGRLRKVSMKIFSVFSSKKVFASKHLSGKGICFGDSGGAAFVKIKGVYHLLGVIGGVYWSQRPKDQCSAYSYYLAVPYYLPWIKEKSLQLR, encoded by the coding sequence ATGAACAAGCTTTTACTGCTCTTGTTGTGTGGATTGCTGGCAGCCTGCCAACCAGAACATGCTTTGAACAATTCCAATGTCGATGACACCATCGAGGAAATTGCCGGAGGCTCCAAAGTCACGCGCTTTGATCCGTTGGCGAAACACCTGGTTCACCTGTATGTTCCGGCAACCCGCGGGGTTTGCACCGGAACAATCATCGCCGAAAATCTGATTCTGACCGCGGCCCATTGTATTGCCGACACTTCGTATTCTGTGGAAATCGGTTTTGGACTGGATTGGGATGATCGCAATATCGAAACACGCATCGGAAAAAGAATCATCAGACATTCGGGCTTTGCCGGCCCTAAAAATAATTTTGATCGCGATGATGTGGCTTTGATTTCATTTTCAGGATCAATGCCCAAAGGGTACAAGCCAGCACCCTTGGCACCGGATCTTTCTGCTGCCAAAGAAAACGGTGAGTTTGTGGCTTTTGGCTATGGCAGCACCACTGGCATCGACGGATATGGTGATGAAAACGGAAGACTGCGCAAAGTCTCCATGAAAATCTTCAGCGTCTTTTCCAGCAAAAAAGTATTCGCTTCAAAACACCTGTCCGGTAAAGGCATCTGCTTTGGTGACTCCGGTGGTGCAGCTTTCGTGAAAATCAAAGGTGTTTACCATTTGCTGGGAGTGATCGGCGGAGTTTATTGGTCGCAACGACCTAAAGATCAGTGCTCAGCGTATTCGTATTACCTGGCTGTGCCTTATTACCTGCCGTGGATTAAAGAGAAATCACTTCAGCTGCGCTAA
- a CDS encoding alpha/beta fold hydrolase, whose translation MEGIGIDLERVNLFLLHGFLGRPSDWEAVKASLPPVANLRIYTPDYFKDEELTSVHSFEKWAENFNDWAHDETKGTGRNILVGYSLGGRLALQALAQNPTQWYKALFISTNPGFDDNHKNFDPSSEQRRQRWLNDSYWAEEFLKAPWDMVMRNWNAQPVFGGGSEPLRMEKDYSRENLSLALTRWSLAEQQNMRNLLTALKQKVFWLVGERDEKFVSMSQTLHHETGVKVEIAQDASHRVLFDRPREIAEIIKSILAQLK comes from the coding sequence TTGGAAGGAATTGGAATCGATTTGGAAAGAGTGAATCTGTTTTTGTTGCACGGTTTTTTGGGCAGACCCTCTGATTGGGAAGCAGTGAAAGCTTCCTTGCCACCGGTTGCAAACCTGCGCATTTACACTCCTGATTATTTCAAAGACGAAGAACTGACTTCCGTACATAGCTTCGAAAAATGGGCCGAGAACTTCAATGACTGGGCCCACGATGAAACCAAAGGCACCGGTCGCAATATTCTGGTGGGATATTCCCTGGGAGGGCGACTGGCTCTTCAGGCGCTCGCGCAAAATCCCACACAGTGGTACAAAGCCCTGTTCATTTCCACCAATCCTGGCTTCGACGACAATCACAAGAATTTTGATCCAAGTTCAGAACAGCGCCGTCAACGATGGTTGAACGATTCCTATTGGGCGGAAGAGTTTTTGAAAGCCCCTTGGGATATGGTGATGCGCAACTGGAATGCGCAACCCGTATTTGGTGGCGGCAGTGAGCCTCTGCGCATGGAAAAAGATTATAGCCGCGAGAATCTAAGCCTGGCGCTGACTCGCTGGTCACTGGCCGAGCAACAAAATATGCGAAACCTGCTGACGGCTTTAAAACAGAAAGTCTTTTGGCTGGTCGGGGAAAGAGACGAAAAATTTGTGTCGATGTCTCAGACTCTGCATCATGAGACTGGTGTGAAAGTGGAGATCGCACAGGATGCTTCACACCGTGTGCTGTTTGATCGTCCTCGCGAAATCGCAGAAATAATTAAATCTATATTAGCGCAGCTGAAGTGA
- the menD gene encoding 2-succinyl-5-enolpyruvyl-6-hydroxy-3-cyclohexene-1-carboxylic-acid synthase: MTNMELAAKVIQELVDTGVREFILCAGARNSPLVHILDENKNLKVYSFFEERSAAFFALGRIAGYRRPVAIFTTSGTAVAELLPAAVEGTYSSLPLIMVTADRPKRYRGSGAPQSIEQVGIFSYYNEVALDIDAENSHLSFKSLSWKKPIHVNVCFEEPLIDGPVPQIKVPQASERTKLPGQLPMGMLKQLEDFLNTRKPLVLVGILPEKAYGTVLDFLKQYKAPLYVEGISSLRGHPDLKDLQIRSGEQMIHRLLKSGACDSILRIGGVPTVRIWRDLEDRYRDLPVFSVAFNHFTGLSRPVDHCPSLDLLSQVEFSSVHRENVHISAEDNSRTEQMKVLLEKYPKSEQGMIYEISKHMKGHSVYLGNSLPIREWDSCADLDSAPLRVAANRGANGIDGQVSTFLGWAHTDTPNWCVVGDLTAMYDLSSLWATNQLEAQKLRVVVINNGGGQIFSRMFKKEIFVNKHEISFESWAKMWNWSYQKWHTVPKSLELDNLQIIEMVPDWNETQQFWKELESIWKE, from the coding sequence ATGACAAACATGGAGTTGGCAGCAAAAGTTATTCAGGAGTTGGTGGATACGGGCGTCCGTGAATTCATCCTCTGTGCTGGAGCTCGCAACAGTCCTCTGGTCCATATTCTGGATGAAAATAAAAATCTGAAGGTCTATTCCTTTTTCGAGGAGCGCTCAGCGGCGTTTTTTGCTTTGGGCCGCATTGCCGGCTATCGTCGCCCGGTTGCGATTTTCACAACTTCAGGGACTGCGGTTGCAGAATTGCTGCCGGCAGCTGTTGAGGGAACTTATTCCTCTTTGCCTTTGATCATGGTAACTGCAGATCGCCCGAAGCGCTATCGCGGTTCCGGTGCTCCACAGTCCATTGAGCAAGTTGGTATTTTTTCTTACTACAACGAAGTGGCTTTGGACATCGATGCGGAAAACTCGCATCTGTCTTTCAAAAGTCTTTCCTGGAAAAAACCAATTCACGTCAACGTGTGCTTTGAAGAGCCCTTGATTGACGGACCCGTCCCGCAAATCAAAGTGCCGCAAGCATCCGAAAGAACCAAGCTTCCAGGGCAATTGCCAATGGGAATGCTGAAGCAGCTTGAGGATTTTTTAAATACACGCAAGCCGCTGGTTCTGGTGGGCATTCTGCCGGAAAAAGCTTACGGCACTGTTTTGGATTTTTTAAAGCAATACAAAGCGCCTCTGTATGTAGAGGGTATTTCCAGTCTGCGTGGTCATCCTGATTTGAAGGATCTGCAGATTCGTTCCGGCGAGCAAATGATCCACCGACTTCTAAAGTCCGGCGCTTGTGACTCCATTCTGCGAATTGGAGGAGTGCCGACAGTGCGTATATGGCGTGATCTTGAGGACCGCTATCGTGATTTGCCGGTGTTCTCGGTGGCCTTCAATCATTTCACGGGTCTGAGCCGTCCTGTCGATCATTGTCCGTCTTTGGATTTGTTGAGCCAGGTTGAGTTCTCGTCTGTGCATCGTGAAAATGTGCATATTTCCGCTGAAGATAACTCCCGCACCGAACAAATGAAGGTCTTGCTGGAGAAGTATCCAAAGTCAGAACAGGGCATGATCTACGAAATCTCCAAACATATGAAGGGTCATTCTGTGTATTTGGGGAATTCACTGCCGATTCGTGAGTGGGATTCCTGCGCTGATCTTGATAGTGCGCCACTTCGTGTGGCCGCAAATCGTGGAGCAAATGGTATAGACGGACAGGTTTCCACCTTCCTTGGCTGGGCTCATACAGATACACCGAACTGGTGTGTGGTCGGGGATCTGACGGCGATGTATGACCTTTCCTCACTATGGGCGACCAATCAGCTAGAAGCGCAAAAATTACGCGTAGTTGTGATCAACAATGGGGGCGGCCAAATATTCTCACGCATGTTCAAGAAAGAGATTTTCGTAAATAAACACGAGATTTCATTCGAATCATGGGCAAAAATGTGGAATTGGTCGTATCAGAAGTGGCATACTGTTCCCAAGAGTTTGGAACTGGATAATCTGCAAATTATTGAGATGGTCCCTGATTGGAATGAAACCCAACAGTTTTGGAAGGAATTGGAATCGATTTGGAAAGAGTGA
- a CDS encoding chorismate-binding protein, which translates to MWWGTAQFTVSTSELQALIENHLTGNPRPDGPLSKAEWQEPPESDFETDLEVIQKKIANQQIQKAVPVVFARSSQTVTSADRARMILNLLAAPETLYVFGFWQNGQGILGATPEVLFDYDRGLLQTMALAGTCPKSDKAERESLLLDEKEMQEHHFVVEDLGKRLSQWGQVQSHGPTILELPTLYHLKTDFQVMCKSKPDFRELVMQLHPTPALGVAPRAAGYKWMQELPGQEGRRGFGGPMAFLGAEEALCLVAIRNLQWDQNESMIGSGCGVVAASEFSREWRELFQKRLSVRKILGLKV; encoded by the coding sequence TTGTGGTGGGGAACGGCCCAGTTCACGGTTAGTACCTCTGAATTACAAGCCCTAATTGAAAACCACCTGACCGGAAACCCGCGTCCCGATGGGCCCCTAAGTAAGGCCGAGTGGCAGGAACCACCGGAATCAGATTTCGAAACCGATCTGGAAGTGATCCAAAAAAAGATCGCAAATCAGCAAATACAAAAGGCTGTGCCTGTGGTGTTTGCGCGTTCATCGCAAACGGTGACCAGTGCAGATCGGGCTCGGATGATTTTGAATTTGCTCGCGGCTCCGGAGACTTTGTACGTCTTTGGTTTTTGGCAGAATGGGCAGGGTATTCTAGGGGCCACACCGGAAGTTTTGTTTGATTACGATCGCGGGCTGTTGCAGACGATGGCGCTGGCGGGGACTTGTCCTAAGAGTGACAAAGCCGAACGCGAGTCATTGCTGCTTGATGAAAAAGAAATGCAAGAGCATCATTTCGTTGTTGAGGATCTTGGCAAAAGATTGAGCCAATGGGGACAGGTGCAGAGTCACGGTCCTACGATCCTGGAGCTTCCGACTCTGTACCATTTGAAAACTGATTTCCAGGTGATGTGCAAAAGCAAACCGGATTTTCGCGAGTTGGTTATGCAGCTGCACCCGACTCCGGCCTTGGGAGTTGCACCCAGAGCTGCTGGTTACAAATGGATGCAGGAACTGCCGGGACAGGAAGGGCGTCGTGGCTTTGGCGGCCCGATGGCTTTTTTGGGTGCAGAGGAGGCTCTGTGTCTTGTTGCGATTCGGAATTTGCAGTGGGATCAGAACGAATCTATGATTGGATCGGGTTGCGGCGTTGTCGCAGCCAGTGAATTTTCCAGAGAGTGGCGGGAGCTTTTTCAGAAGCGACTGTCGGTAAGAAAGATTTTGGGGCTTAAAGTATGA
- the aroF gene encoding 3-deoxy-7-phosphoheptulonate synthase has translation METQTMQTSPSTQIVNVGGFDIGGPEFTVIAGPCSIESHAQFLETASGVKASGAHLLRGGIWKMRTSPTAFQGLGNSAFDMVKDVCKQLNMSLVSEVTDVRQIAEVYDVVECFQVGSRSMQNYELLKELGRQNKPVLLKRGLAAYIEEWIKASEYVVKAGNNNVILCERGIRTFETATRNTLDLNAVAFAKKNTHLPVIVDPSHAVGIRALVPDLAYAAAAVGADGIIVEVHPRPSEALSDGMQALTLQDFETMMRKLERILVAIDRPLHKVTAHAH, from the coding sequence ATGGAAACGCAAACTATGCAAACAAGTCCCTCAACCCAAATCGTCAATGTTGGCGGGTTCGACATTGGGGGTCCCGAATTTACCGTTATCGCAGGGCCGTGCTCTATCGAGAGCCACGCACAATTTCTTGAAACTGCGTCCGGTGTTAAAGCTTCTGGTGCTCACCTTTTGAGAGGCGGCATTTGGAAAATGCGCACGTCTCCGACGGCGTTCCAGGGATTGGGCAACTCTGCATTCGACATGGTTAAAGACGTTTGCAAACAATTGAACATGAGCCTCGTTTCTGAAGTGACTGACGTTCGTCAAATCGCTGAAGTTTACGATGTGGTTGAATGTTTCCAAGTTGGTTCCCGCTCCATGCAGAACTATGAACTTCTGAAAGAACTGGGCCGTCAAAACAAGCCTGTCTTGTTGAAACGTGGTTTGGCTGCTTACATCGAAGAGTGGATCAAAGCTTCTGAATACGTGGTCAAAGCCGGTAACAACAACGTTATCCTTTGCGAACGTGGTATCCGCACTTTCGAAACTGCGACTCGCAACACGCTGGACCTGAACGCGGTTGCTTTCGCCAAGAAAAACACACATCTTCCAGTCATCGTGGATCCTTCTCATGCAGTGGGCATCCGCGCATTGGTTCCGGATCTGGCTTACGCAGCAGCTGCTGTGGGCGCCGACGGTATTATCGTGGAAGTTCATCCTCGTCCTTCCGAAGCACTTTCAGATGGCATGCAAGCCCTGACTTTGCAGGATTTCGAAACGATGATGAGAAAACTGGAAAGAATCCTGGTTGCGATCGACCGCCCTCTTCACAAGGTGACAGCACATGCACACTGA
- the ubiE gene encoding bifunctional demethylmenaquinone methyltransferase/2-methoxy-6-polyprenyl-1,4-benzoquinol methylase UbiE, translating into MHTENQKHSPNPEIIRSMFSKVAANYDKGNNVLSMGVHHLWRKKLVKFSGAKLGDRVLDCATGTGDLAIEFKQTVGSAGQVTGTDFCAEMLIPAPGKAADKGLDIKFEQADVTQLNYADDSFDISSISFGIRNVGNPVKGLSEMARVTKSGGKVMILEFGQVNIPLFGALYNFYSQNILPKIGGLVTGQKDAYEYLQKSSAAFPCREEFVAMMNETGAFSKCEFITLTGGIAYIYKGTVK; encoded by the coding sequence ATGCACACTGAGAATCAAAAACACTCTCCAAATCCTGAAATCATCCGCAGCATGTTCTCTAAAGTTGCTGCAAACTATGACAAAGGCAACAACGTGCTTTCCATGGGTGTTCACCACTTGTGGAGAAAAAAATTGGTTAAATTCTCTGGCGCAAAACTAGGCGACAGAGTTTTGGACTGCGCCACTGGCACAGGTGACCTTGCGATTGAATTCAAACAAACTGTGGGTTCTGCAGGTCAAGTGACTGGCACAGACTTCTGCGCAGAGATGCTGATCCCGGCTCCGGGCAAAGCGGCTGACAAAGGCCTTGATATCAAGTTTGAACAAGCCGATGTCACTCAGTTGAACTATGCTGATGACTCTTTCGATATCTCTTCCATCTCTTTCGGTATCCGCAATGTTGGCAACCCGGTAAAAGGTTTGTCCGAGATGGCTCGCGTGACGAAGTCCGGCGGTAAAGTGATGATCCTGGAGTTCGGTCAAGTGAACATCCCGTTGTTCGGCGCTTTGTACAACTTCTACTCCCAAAACATTCTGCCAAAAATCGGCGGATTGGTGACGGGACAAAAAGATGCTTACGAGTATCTGCAAAAGTCCTCTGCAGCATTCCCATGCCGCGAGGAGTTTGTGGCGATGATGAATGAGACGGGTGCTTTCTCCAAGTGCGAGTTCATCACATTGACCGGTGGAATTGCGTATATCTACAAAGGTACTGTAAAATAG
- a CDS encoding branched-chain amino acid aminotransferase: protein MTNISTTLVTSPKALPPSDQLGFGQYFTDHMFVAKYAEGKGWFEASIVPYGPLSVDPGASVLHYGQALFEGMKAFRQNDGRVVFFRPEFNYHRLAEGAERMCLEAPPMELFMQGLHELTKVDERWIPHQKGTSLYIRPTLIGTEAFLGVRPSRETTFFILLSPVGSYYAEGAKPVKIWTEERYLRAAPGGLGAVKAGANYASSLKAALEAKQKGYAQVLWLDVERLGIEEVGTMNAFFVFNNEIVTPALNGSILSGGTRDAIIQVLKKKNLPIVERRITITEVIERLSKGELKEAFGTGTAAVISPIGVIHYNEKDWTINNNETGPLSSELYSEITGIQQGTIPDSMNWISPLT from the coding sequence ATGACAAATATCTCTACGACGCTTGTGACTTCGCCGAAAGCTCTTCCACCCTCTGACCAACTTGGATTTGGTCAATACTTCACAGACCACATGTTTGTGGCCAAGTATGCTGAAGGCAAGGGTTGGTTTGAGGCTTCTATCGTTCCCTATGGTCCGCTTTCTGTGGATCCGGGAGCTTCGGTATTGCACTACGGACAAGCGTTGTTTGAAGGGATGAAAGCCTTCCGCCAAAACGACGGCCGTGTGGTCTTCTTCCGTCCTGAGTTCAACTATCATCGCCTGGCAGAGGGCGCGGAACGCATGTGCTTGGAAGCGCCTCCTATGGAGCTTTTCATGCAGGGTCTGCATGAGCTTACTAAAGTTGACGAGCGTTGGATTCCTCATCAAAAAGGCACGTCCTTGTACATCCGACCGACATTGATCGGTACTGAAGCGTTCTTGGGAGTTCGTCCTTCCCGTGAAACTACATTCTTCATTTTGCTGTCTCCAGTGGGCTCTTATTACGCTGAGGGCGCTAAGCCCGTAAAAATCTGGACAGAGGAAAGATATCTTCGTGCAGCACCAGGTGGCTTGGGAGCTGTGAAGGCAGGGGCGAACTACGCTTCCAGCTTGAAGGCCGCTTTGGAGGCCAAACAGAAGGGCTACGCTCAGGTTTTGTGGCTTGATGTGGAGCGCTTGGGTATCGAAGAAGTCGGCACCATGAATGCGTTCTTTGTGTTCAATAATGAAATTGTGACTCCAGCATTGAACGGCAGTATTTTGTCCGGTGGCACTCGTGATGCGATCATTCAGGTTCTTAAGAAGAAAAATCTTCCGATCGTTGAAAGACGTATCACAATCACTGAAGTGATCGAGCGCCTGTCCAAAGGTGAGCTGAAAGAAGCTTTCGGTACTGGTACCGCAGCCGTGATTTCTCCGATTGGTGTGATTCACTACAACGAGAAAGACTGGACTATCAACAACAACGAAACGGGTCCATTAAGCTCCGAGCTTTACAGTGAAATCACGGGGATCCAGCAGGGTACAATTCCAGACTCCATGAACTGGATTTCCCCTCTTACTTAA
- a CDS encoding 1,4-dihydroxy-2-naphthoyl-CoA synthase: MVSDIFTPEWWTEVPGFDFKDITYHRAKDQGTVRIAFNRPEVRNAFRPQTVDELYIALEHARVTPDVGVVLITGNGPSPKDAGWAFCSGGDQRIRGKDGYKYEDKEAAGKADLARLGRLHILEVQRLIRFMPKIVVAVVPGWAVGGGHSLHVVCDLTLASKEHAIFKQTDPDVASFDSGYGSAYLARMVGQKRAREIFFLGRNYSAQEAFEMGMVNAVIPHKDLEKVALEWAAEMNTKSPTAMRMLKFGFNMIDDGLVGQQLFAGEATRLAYGTEEAVEGRGAFVEKRDRDFSKFPWHY, encoded by the coding sequence ATGGTTTCTGATATTTTCACACCTGAATGGTGGACGGAAGTTCCTGGTTTTGATTTCAAAGACATTACTTATCATCGCGCTAAAGATCAGGGCACGGTTCGTATTGCCTTCAATCGTCCTGAAGTGCGCAATGCTTTCCGCCCGCAAACAGTGGACGAACTTTATATCGCCCTAGAGCACGCTCGCGTGACTCCTGATGTGGGTGTGGTGTTGATCACCGGAAATGGTCCTTCACCGAAAGATGCCGGCTGGGCGTTCTGTTCCGGTGGCGATCAACGCATTCGCGGTAAAGATGGCTACAAGTATGAGGACAAGGAAGCTGCTGGTAAAGCGGACCTTGCTCGCTTGGGTCGTTTGCATATCCTGGAAGTTCAACGTTTGATTCGCTTCATGCCTAAGATTGTTGTGGCTGTTGTGCCAGGCTGGGCTGTGGGTGGTGGTCATTCACTTCATGTGGTCTGCGATCTGACTTTGGCCAGCAAAGAACACGCGATCTTCAAACAAACGGATCCGGATGTGGCAAGCTTCGACAGTGGTTACGGTTCTGCATATCTGGCTCGTATGGTGGGTCAAAAACGTGCTCGTGAAATCTTCTTCCTGGGTCGTAACTACTCGGCACAAGAGGCATTTGAGATGGGTATGGTGAACGCCGTTATTCCTCACAAGGATCTTGAGAAGGTTGCTTTGGAGTGGGCTGCTGAAATGAACACGAAAAGTCCAACCGCAATGCGCATGCTGAAGTTCGGTTTCAACATGATCGATGATGGTCTGGTGGGACAGCAATTGTTTGCAGGTGAGGCAACCAGACTGGCTTACGGTACTGAAGAAGCAGTCGAAGGCCGCGGAGCTTTCGTCGAGAAACGCGATCGCGACTTCTCCAAGTTCCCTTGGCACTACTAA
- the aroC gene encoding chorismate synthase: MSSANQFGSRFTMTSFGESHGTALGVLIDGCPAGVHFDSEVLTRELERRRPGHHGSGQIVSGRQESDQAEVLSGVFDGKTLGTPIAIIVRNQDARSQDYEKIQKAPRAGHADDMWKNKFGHSDHRGGGRSSGRETVSRVMAGAVAKMLMTEVSSRTKVIGYASQIGPIDLSDADRKNVKNVNVDSFQARFPSKDDQQVADLLKKAQESGDSYGGIAEILIQAPPASLGQPVFHKLKSDLAQAFMSVGATNGFELGLGFESVKVPGTDFHQGHQDVYGGIRGGISTGEDILLRVSFKPTSSILDVAKKGRHDPCIVTRAIPVLEAMTWLVLADHYLWAKTDKL, translated from the coding sequence ATGAGTTCAGCTAATCAGTTTGGATCGCGATTTACGATGACCTCTTTTGGAGAGAGTCATGGAACTGCACTTGGTGTTTTGATCGATGGCTGTCCAGCGGGCGTGCACTTTGATTCTGAAGTTTTGACTCGGGAACTGGAAAGACGCAGACCGGGTCATCATGGCTCCGGGCAAATCGTTTCCGGTCGTCAGGAATCTGATCAGGCGGAAGTTCTGAGCGGTGTTTTCGATGGGAAAACCTTGGGAACTCCGATTGCCATTATCGTTCGCAATCAGGATGCACGTTCTCAGGATTATGAAAAAATTCAAAAAGCACCACGGGCCGGGCACGCGGATGATATGTGGAAAAATAAATTCGGTCACAGTGATCATCGCGGTGGCGGCCGTTCGTCAGGACGTGAAACCGTTTCGCGAGTCATGGCAGGTGCTGTGGCGAAAATGCTGATGACCGAAGTCAGTTCGCGCACCAAAGTGATTGGTTATGCTTCGCAGATTGGTCCCATAGATTTGTCGGATGCGGATCGCAAGAACGTTAAGAATGTTAATGTGGATTCCTTTCAGGCAAGATTTCCCTCAAAAGACGATCAGCAAGTGGCTGATCTGCTAAAGAAAGCCCAGGAAAGCGGTGATAGTTACGGGGGCATCGCTGAAATCCTGATTCAGGCTCCACCGGCCTCTTTGGGGCAACCGGTATTCCATAAATTAAAGTCTGATCTGGCTCAGGCTTTCATGAGCGTTGGTGCGACCAACGGATTTGAGCTGGGTTTGGGTTTTGAGTCCGTGAAAGTGCCGGGCACTGATTTCCATCAGGGTCATCAGGATGTCTATGGCGGTATTCGCGGCGGCATCTCGACAGGCGAGGATATTTTATTAAGAGTTTCGTTTAAGCCAACCAGTTCGATTTTGGATGTGGCAAAAAAAGGTCGTCACGATCCGTGCATAGTGACACGCGCAATCCCGGTCCTGGAGGCCATGACATGGCTGGTATTGGCAGACCACTACCTCTGGGCTAAAACAGACAAACTCTAA
- a CDS encoding shikimate kinase, protein MITLIIGHRGTGKTDLVKRMQLTMSHPEVAYLDLDDEIEKRIGKTIRELFLEHGEAYFREMEKQIFLEVLQKPYRDIFLVLGAGFDVTTVPADLHVLWVKRQTDLDGRIFLNRPRLNPDMSPLQEYIKRASPREVRYQEVADEVYLMPEGIFEHHHQVLGLERRILSGQLHNVTGAITVESSIFKKAQRFELFKKRYAGRGVDYFELRDDFLNEDQILQFIQAMPEEKIVFSFRAVKDRADWWNSEKAQFILQKASWIDWPLELGVPTDVLDRLPKEKIILSAHESVHLFDLQKLENEVGHLKFAPLIESFSDLQRLHKWQQEQDDSRSFLPRSKDGRWAWYRLLQKGRQMINFWREGQGSAGDQPSLFHWMMTPAAAKSFAAVLGDPVVHSFTPVEHSDFFASRNLPVFAIRISREEWDVAMPILQELGLQYAAVTSPHKERAARWCYHPTLPAVNTLYFNKKTSKWMGTSTDEAGFVELIEGVGMLAPLQKEIAVWGGGGTLPMIEKVLPHANYYSARTGELREGSESADGLNPKVVIWAAPRVDDTYMPPADWTPAMIFDLNYKEDSVGREYAQLAKANYESGLKMFVAQAQQQRMFWKECEEKA, encoded by the coding sequence ATGATCACACTCATCATCGGTCATCGCGGCACGGGAAAAACTGATTTGGTCAAGCGCATGCAGTTGACCATGTCCCATCCGGAAGTTGCCTATTTGGATTTGGATGATGAGATCGAAAAGCGCATAGGTAAAACCATTCGCGAATTGTTTTTGGAGCACGGGGAAGCCTATTTTCGGGAAATGGAAAAACAAATTTTCCTGGAAGTGTTGCAAAAACCTTATCGCGATATTTTTTTAGTCTTGGGTGCGGGCTTTGATGTGACGACTGTACCTGCGGATTTGCATGTTTTATGGGTAAAGCGGCAAACCGACTTGGACGGCCGGATTTTTTTAAACAGACCTCGTTTGAATCCGGATATGTCACCGTTGCAGGAGTATATCAAGCGCGCCAGCCCTCGTGAGGTTCGCTACCAGGAAGTCGCTGATGAAGTGTATTTGATGCCGGAAGGAATCTTCGAGCATCATCATCAGGTGCTGGGGCTGGAAAGACGGATCCTTTCCGGTCAATTACATAACGTCACCGGTGCCATCACCGTGGAATCCTCGATTTTTAAAAAAGCTCAGCGCTTTGAACTTTTCAAAAAGCGCTATGCTGGCCGGGGTGTGGATTATTTTGAATTGCGCGATGACTTTCTGAATGAAGACCAGATTTTGCAGTTCATCCAGGCGATGCCGGAGGAGAAAATCGTTTTCTCTTTCCGTGCAGTGAAAGACCGCGCGGATTGGTGGAACTCAGAGAAGGCGCAGTTTATTCTGCAAAAAGCCTCGTGGATCGACTGGCCGCTGGAACTGGGTGTGCCGACGGATGTTCTGGATCGCCTGCCAAAAGAGAAAATTATTTTATCCGCCCACGAAAGTGTTCATCTTTTTGATTTGCAAAAACTCGAGAATGAAGTGGGCCATCTTAAGTTCGCTCCGTTGATTGAAAGCTTTTCGGATCTGCAGCGTTTGCACAAATGGCAACAGGAGCAGGATGATTCCCGCAGCTTCCTGCCGCGTTCAAAGGATGGTCGCTGGGCCTGGTACCGTTTGTTGCAAAAAGGCCGTCAGATGATCAACTTCTGGCGCGAGGGCCAAGGCAGTGCTGGTGACCAGCCAAGTTTATTTCATTGGATGATGACTCCAGCAGCAGCGAAAAGTTTTGCCGCGGTTTTGGGGGATCCGGTCGTTCACAGCTTTACTCCCGTCGAGCATTCAGATTTTTTTGCATCACGGAACCTGCCGGTATTTGCAATTCGTATTTCCCGTGAAGAGTGGGATGTGGCGATGCCGATTCTGCAGGAGTTGGGATTGCAGTATGCAGCTGTGACCTCGCCCCACAAAGAGCGCGCGGCCAGATGGTGCTACCATCCGACACTTCCTGCAGTGAACACTTTGTACTTCAATAAAAAAACTTCCAAGTGGATGGGAACCTCCACGGATGAAGCGGGTTTTGTCGAACTTATCGAGGGAGTGGGAATGCTGGCGCCGCTGCAAAAAGAGATTGCAGTGTGGGGCGGGGGTGGAACGCTTCCGATGATTGAAAAAGTTCTTCCGCACGCAAACTATTACTCGGCTCGAACCGGGGAGTTGCGCGAAGGATCTGAGTCCGCAGACGGCTTAAATCCGAAGGTGGTTATTTGGGCGGCTCCCAGAGTGGATGATACCTACATGCCACCGGCTGACTGGACGCCGGCTATGATATTTGATTTAAATTACAAAGAAGACTCCGTGGGGCGCGAGTATGCCCAACTAGCCAAGGCCAATTATGAGTCCGGATTGAAGATGTTCGTGGCTCAGGCACAGCAACAAAGAATGTTTTGGAAAGAGTGCGAGGAAAAAGCATGA